Proteins co-encoded in one Bremerella sp. TYQ1 genomic window:
- a CDS encoding alpha/beta hydrolase, protein MRKVDSNGNGTFEKDEDRAAWRRYQKLDLNGDQVITIEELRKERVPYLETGSERKLNVVYKTVSERELQLDLYYPTSEDRKSVAPYPVILYTHGGGWAAGSKQGITKGSFKELFQRLLSHGFAVVSVEYRLCGKDGLVTMRDCVIDCKDAARYLAQNSSAFKLDPNRFFVMGDSAGGQIAQMLLLTSPSNLVGDDELASASYQMLAGVSWYGPSDFEKTELFNHDDRADFRDRFGARILGADHNADTKLKRYREVSPVNYLKPDSPPLLMIQGDKDTTIPVKHAYYMKEKAEATKAPVEIMIIKNSGHNWRKVDADIEPTREAIVERTVQFLVDHLPN, encoded by the coding sequence ATGCGCAAGGTCGATTCAAACGGCAACGGAACATTCGAAAAAGACGAAGACAGGGCGGCTTGGCGGCGTTATCAAAAGCTTGACCTCAACGGTGACCAAGTGATCACGATCGAAGAGCTTCGTAAAGAGCGTGTTCCGTATCTGGAAACAGGCTCCGAGCGGAAGTTGAATGTCGTCTACAAGACCGTGTCAGAACGGGAACTGCAGCTAGATCTTTACTACCCCACAAGCGAAGACAGAAAATCTGTGGCACCTTACCCCGTAATCCTGTACACACACGGAGGCGGTTGGGCTGCTGGCAGCAAGCAAGGCATAACCAAGGGTTCGTTCAAGGAATTGTTTCAAAGGCTACTTAGCCATGGTTTTGCGGTAGTCTCTGTCGAATACCGGCTCTGTGGAAAAGATGGCCTGGTCACCATGCGAGACTGCGTGATCGACTGCAAAGATGCTGCCCGGTATCTCGCCCAAAATAGCAGTGCCTTCAAGCTTGATCCCAATCGCTTCTTCGTTATGGGCGATTCTGCAGGAGGCCAAATCGCGCAGATGCTTCTCCTAACGTCCCCTTCCAATCTTGTGGGCGATGACGAGTTGGCATCGGCCTCCTATCAAATGCTGGCAGGCGTTTCCTGGTATGGTCCATCTGACTTCGAGAAGACAGAGCTCTTCAATCACGATGACCGAGCTGATTTTCGTGATCGATTCGGTGCCCGCATTCTTGGAGCTGACCACAACGCGGATACAAAGCTTAAGCGCTACCGCGAGGTGAGCCCGGTAAATTACTTGAAGCCTGATTCGCCACCACTGTTGATGATCCAGGGTGACAAGGACACCACCATCCCCGTTAAGCATGCGTATTACATGAAGGAGAAAGCGGAAGCCACCAAGGCCCCAGTTGAAATCATGATCATCAAGAATTCTGGTCACAACTGGCGAAAGGTCGACGCAGATATCGAACCAACCCGCGAAGCAATCGTCGAACGTACCGTTCAGTTCTTAGTCGATCACCTTCCGAACTAA
- a CDS encoding alpha-L-fucosidase produces the protein MTNQLLKTYPLVFLAIVNVHATLAVAADKPNVIIVMTDDQGYGDLACHGNPILKTPNLDQLSAESVRFTDFHVSPFCTPTRAALMTGNHPGYTGAYRTSSGRTMLHRDEKTIANLFADNGYATGMVGKWHLGDNAPHRPQDRGFQDVVWHRCGGIGQASDYWGNDYFDDTYERNGKFEQFEGYCTDVWFREGIRFIEENQGKPFLLYLPTNAPHGPYRVPEQWAKPYIGNRNVANANFYGMIANIDHNIGLLREHLKKLGLAENTILIFMTDNGTAAGAKFDGLDSQPLVGFNAGMRGKKSSVFEGGHRVPFFIHWPRGGLDGGKDIDTLAAHIDILPTLADLCGISVPKDYKPDGISLKPMLYESNPKWGRDHHIIQYHGGAGATSLPSEPWEYTVVLTERWRLVNSGKQTLYDIQADPGQQHNLSDKHPEAIEQLRDYYHPFWEKVSPRLTPVRIDIGNPTDNPTVLTSQDWYMPTGNPPWNFGTIKKRPKVTGPWMLQVHKSGRYRITLRQLPKEADAIVVAQNAKIEIAGKSLSKPVEAGSKGVEFELDLPAGPTHLVTYLYDEDGNAGGAYFTEVEALGKEPEGPQTNNPPYDGTWQSLQKMPVPAWFDDGKIGIFIHWGPYSVIGYRKGDRGYAEHVPKMLYEDPAHYYPYLKQRWGATPPEFGYKDIISQFTAEHWDPDQWAALFEEVGARYVVMTAEHHDGWANWDSELTPWNAVDKGPKRDLVGDLGKAVRKRGLKYAPSYHRERHTGFFAKEKYVVRSEPRSDIAEEIRRVPEAKLLYGPFEYDKAFVDDYVARWNEIQNKYHPDFLWVDDFPIYTRDGNRVREGKMKPEIKYLDDQVRGMIADFMNDAAARGQEVYCNNKGGNRNWPDGVGCLEKDNLKLKVIGPKWQSCTTFGSSFGYLAAEEDPNYPHRKRSVEQVIHEMVEVVSRNGNFLINIGPRADGTIPDWQVERLRAMGDWLKINGDAIYGTRYWKVNSQEDEHLAFTTKGKTLYAIKLTTPNEPFTIKDTAGWKTTNIKSVRLLGSPAKVNWSVSEKGLRIEPPKVLGETQFAWSFEIVTDENQHKPTAIVSDASQALKRTDKVNLDGNTQ, from the coding sequence GTGACGAATCAACTACTGAAAACATACCCTCTCGTCTTTTTAGCGATCGTCAATGTCCATGCAACATTGGCAGTTGCCGCTGACAAGCCCAATGTCATTATCGTTATGACGGATGACCAGGGGTACGGAGATTTAGCGTGCCATGGGAACCCAATTCTCAAGACACCGAATCTTGACCAACTCAGCGCTGAATCTGTTCGCTTTACAGACTTCCATGTCAGCCCGTTTTGCACGCCGACGCGTGCTGCCCTAATGACGGGCAACCATCCAGGCTACACCGGCGCGTACCGGACGAGTTCTGGTCGTACGATGTTGCATCGCGATGAGAAGACGATTGCCAACCTCTTTGCCGACAACGGTTACGCCACTGGCATGGTCGGCAAGTGGCATCTCGGCGACAACGCTCCCCACCGCCCACAAGACCGAGGCTTTCAGGATGTGGTCTGGCATCGCTGTGGCGGCATCGGACAGGCCTCGGACTACTGGGGCAATGACTACTTCGATGATACCTACGAACGAAACGGCAAGTTCGAGCAGTTCGAGGGATACTGCACCGATGTGTGGTTTCGGGAAGGCATCCGCTTTATCGAAGAAAACCAAGGCAAACCCTTCTTGCTCTACCTTCCGACCAATGCTCCGCACGGCCCCTACCGCGTCCCTGAACAATGGGCGAAGCCGTATATCGGCAACCGGAATGTGGCCAATGCCAACTTCTATGGGATGATCGCCAACATAGATCACAACATAGGGCTGCTGAGGGAGCATCTGAAGAAACTTGGACTGGCAGAAAATACAATCCTGATCTTCATGACCGACAATGGTACCGCTGCAGGCGCAAAATTTGACGGTTTAGATTCCCAACCCCTGGTCGGTTTCAACGCAGGGATGCGTGGTAAAAAGTCCTCTGTTTTTGAAGGAGGTCACCGCGTCCCGTTCTTTATCCACTGGCCCCGAGGTGGTCTTGATGGCGGCAAGGACATCGATACGCTCGCGGCCCATATCGATATTCTGCCAACCCTGGCAGATCTTTGTGGAATTTCGGTGCCGAAGGACTACAAACCAGATGGTATCTCCCTGAAGCCAATGCTGTACGAATCCAATCCGAAATGGGGAAGAGATCATCACATCATTCAATATCACGGCGGGGCTGGTGCAACGAGCTTACCCTCCGAGCCCTGGGAGTACACCGTTGTGCTGACTGAGCGTTGGCGGCTGGTCAATTCCGGCAAGCAGACCTTGTATGACATTCAGGCGGATCCAGGGCAACAACATAACCTCAGCGACAAACACCCCGAGGCCATTGAACAACTGCGTGACTATTATCACCCGTTCTGGGAGAAAGTATCGCCGCGACTGACACCAGTTCGCATCGACATCGGCAATCCAACGGATAATCCGACGGTCCTTACGTCACAAGACTGGTACATGCCAACGGGAAACCCTCCATGGAATTTCGGCACAATCAAAAAGCGGCCCAAGGTCACAGGGCCATGGATGCTCCAAGTTCATAAGTCAGGGCGCTACCGCATTACCCTTCGGCAATTGCCGAAAGAGGCGGATGCTATCGTCGTCGCTCAGAACGCGAAGATCGAGATCGCTGGTAAGTCATTAAGCAAACCCGTCGAAGCAGGTAGTAAGGGGGTTGAGTTTGAACTGGATCTGCCTGCTGGCCCTACCCATTTAGTAACATACCTCTACGACGAAGACGGCAACGCCGGCGGAGCCTATTTCACCGAGGTAGAAGCGTTAGGCAAGGAACCCGAGGGGCCACAGACCAATAATCCGCCCTACGACGGTACCTGGCAGTCGCTTCAAAAGATGCCAGTCCCCGCCTGGTTTGACGATGGCAAGATCGGTATCTTCATTCACTGGGGCCCTTACAGCGTGATCGGTTATCGCAAAGGGGATCGAGGTTACGCAGAACACGTGCCGAAGATGCTCTACGAAGACCCGGCACACTACTATCCGTACCTTAAACAGCGATGGGGAGCTACTCCGCCGGAGTTTGGTTACAAGGACATCATCTCCCAGTTCACCGCAGAACACTGGGACCCTGATCAATGGGCTGCACTGTTCGAAGAAGTCGGCGCCAGATATGTCGTCATGACTGCCGAACACCACGACGGCTGGGCCAACTGGGACTCTGAATTGACACCCTGGAATGCCGTCGACAAAGGCCCTAAGCGTGATCTGGTCGGTGATCTTGGCAAAGCGGTTCGCAAACGCGGCCTCAAGTACGCGCCGTCATATCATCGCGAGCGACACACCGGGTTCTTCGCAAAGGAAAAGTACGTTGTCCGCAGCGAACCACGTTCTGATATTGCAGAAGAGATACGCCGAGTTCCCGAGGCAAAATTGCTTTACGGTCCATTCGAATACGACAAGGCATTCGTCGATGACTATGTTGCCCGCTGGAATGAAATCCAGAACAAGTATCACCCCGATTTCCTCTGGGTAGACGACTTCCCCATCTATACACGTGACGGCAATCGTGTCCGTGAAGGCAAGATGAAGCCTGAAATCAAATATCTCGACGATCAGGTTCGTGGCATGATTGCCGACTTCATGAACGACGCGGCCGCCCGCGGTCAGGAAGTATATTGCAACAACAAAGGAGGCAATCGCAACTGGCCTGATGGAGTCGGCTGTCTTGAAAAAGACAATCTGAAACTAAAAGTCATTGGTCCTAAGTGGCAAAGCTGTACAACCTTTGGTTCTTCTTTCGGCTACCTGGCTGCTGAAGAGGACCCGAATTATCCACACCGAAAGAGGTCCGTCGAACAGGTCATCCACGAGATGGTGGAGGTCGTCAGCAGAAACGGCAACTTCCTGATCAATATTGGTCCCAGAGCTGACGGCACTATTCCCGATTGGCAAGTAGAACGACTTCGAGCGATGGGAGACTGGCTAAAAATCAACGGTGATGCCATCTACGGCACACGCTACTGGAAAGTGAATTCGCAGGAAGATGAACATCTGGCGTTCACGACCAAAGGAAAGACACTCTACGCCATCAAGCTTACTACGCCAAACGAGCCGTTTACTATCAAAGATACCGCCGGATGGAAAACAACCAACATTAAGTCGGTCCGCCTGCTTGGCAGCCCTGCTAAGGTCAACTGGTCCGTTAGCGAGAAAGGACTCCGCATCGAACCACCCAAAGTCCTCGGCGAAACTCAATTCGCATGGTCCTTCGAGATAGTTACGGACGAGAATCAGCACAAGCCCACTGCGATTGTCTCTGATGCGTCTCAAGCGCTTAAACGTACTGATAAAGTCAACCTTGACGGAAACACTCAGTAA
- a CDS encoding arylsulfatase, giving the protein MKRILSAILLSISLAAYAESDSQKPNIIIVMPDDLAYGDYGCLGNPVLQTPAVDGFIRESLLFTKFHVSPTCSPTRASLMSGRHEFKNGVTHTILERERMSLDTFTLPQMLKTAGYSTGIFGKWHLGDEEAYRPESRGFDEVYIHGAGGIGQTFPGSCGDAPGNSNINPTLWHNGKFVKTEGYCTDLFFEQSFKWIDSQRKTEQPFFAYISLNAAHGPHVVPKEYCQNYAGKEGISDELAKYLGMVENIDTNFGELLAKLKEWNLEENTLLVYLGTDNGGGISRKLFDSGLKGGKNTVYQGGTLSPCFVRWPAGKIPAGVTCDALTAHVDLFPTLMAIIGADTTPKLQNQLEGRSMLPLLKDPNAQWSDRILVHHTGRWKSGTAEQAKFANSSIQNSRFTLVNNKELYDLKNDPGEKTNVIEDHPKVVAQLRSAYDQWWQETQPLMVNEDAVGPAINPFQELYFEQFGGEPSPQDLQRMRRHLDTPGNASRPKKKRKAQ; this is encoded by the coding sequence ATGAAAAGAATTCTCTCCGCCATTCTGCTCTCGATTTCATTGGCTGCCTACGCGGAATCTGATTCTCAAAAACCCAACATTATCATCGTTATGCCCGATGATCTCGCCTACGGAGACTACGGTTGCCTTGGCAACCCCGTACTGCAAACGCCTGCGGTGGATGGGTTCATTAGGGAGAGTCTTCTTTTCACAAAGTTTCATGTTAGCCCTACCTGCTCTCCCACTCGTGCGTCGCTGATGAGTGGTCGGCACGAGTTTAAGAATGGAGTCACGCATACGATCCTCGAACGAGAACGCATGAGCCTCGACACGTTCACGCTTCCGCAGATGCTGAAAACAGCCGGCTACTCAACTGGTATTTTCGGTAAGTGGCACCTCGGTGATGAGGAAGCATATCGTCCTGAAAGTCGCGGATTTGATGAAGTCTACATTCACGGTGCTGGCGGTATCGGCCAGACCTTTCCCGGGTCGTGCGGCGATGCGCCCGGCAATAGCAACATCAATCCTACGCTGTGGCACAACGGCAAATTCGTGAAGACCGAAGGATATTGCACCGATCTGTTCTTCGAGCAGTCATTCAAGTGGATCGACTCGCAGCGGAAGACGGAGCAGCCGTTCTTTGCCTACATTTCTTTGAATGCGGCCCACGGCCCGCACGTTGTCCCGAAAGAATACTGCCAGAATTACGCCGGCAAGGAAGGCATTAGCGACGAACTGGCCAAGTATCTCGGCATGGTAGAAAACATCGATACCAACTTCGGTGAACTACTCGCCAAACTCAAAGAGTGGAACCTCGAAGAGAACACGCTGCTCGTCTACTTAGGCACCGACAACGGAGGTGGAATCAGCCGAAAACTTTTCGACTCTGGTTTAAAGGGTGGTAAGAACACTGTGTATCAAGGGGGCACGCTCTCTCCTTGCTTTGTCCGCTGGCCAGCCGGCAAGATTCCCGCAGGCGTAACTTGCGATGCTTTGACTGCTCACGTTGACCTCTTTCCAACGCTCATGGCCATTATTGGGGCCGATACCACTCCCAAGTTGCAAAACCAGCTGGAAGGACGAAGCATGTTACCGCTCCTGAAGGACCCGAACGCCCAATGGTCCGACCGAATTCTTGTTCACCATACGGGCCGCTGGAAGAGCGGCACGGCAGAACAAGCGAAGTTCGCAAACTCCTCAATTCAGAACTCGCGATTCACCTTGGTTAACAATAAAGAGCTATACGATCTGAAGAACGACCCAGGCGAGAAAACCAATGTCATTGAGGATCACCCTAAGGTCGTAGCGCAACTGCGATCTGCTTACGACCAGTGGTGGCAAGAAACCCAACCTCTGATGGTCAATGAGGATGCCGTTGGACCGGCAATTAACCCATTTCAAGAGCTCTATTTCGAGCAATTTGGCGGTGAACCTTCTCCCCAGGATCTTCAGAGAATGCGTCGTCATCTCGACACGCCTGGAAATGCGAGCAGGCCCAAGAAGAAACGTAAAGCCCAATAG
- a CDS encoding sulfatase-like hydrolase/transferase, with amino-acid sequence MRTILALSLLLVVLQTPLKSAEAQRPNIVVFLADDMGWGDAGCYGSESIKTPNIDKLATQGVRFTQCYAAAGVCSPSRSSILTGRTPYRNGVWQHLSGNHEAHLRESEITYPKLLKEAGYQTCHVGKWHLNSRPQFNHPDFPQPSDHGYDYWMATHNNAAPSHENPANFVRNGEPVGELNGYSAPLVAKEAIHWLEEIRDPQKPFALSIWVHEPHHPIATDPQFSELYNDHRNRKYMGNITQLDFALGQVMDALDAHGLTDNTILFFTSDNGPEGQGGSVGGSTGGLRGRKRDDHEGGIRVPGIVRWVGHIKPGMVSDVPVIGSDIFATVLDITGIPLPTDRTIDGVSMLPAFEGRPVERKVPLFWRTHVSRPDSRVALRIDQWKIVGNETMEEFQLFEIEKDPREENDLAEAMPDKLDEMKQTLFQVWADIEEEGPKQWWHDPKIRPRRGSKVGY; translated from the coding sequence ATGCGAACCATCCTTGCTCTTAGCCTACTGTTGGTTGTATTGCAAACTCCATTGAAATCGGCAGAAGCGCAACGCCCCAATATCGTTGTCTTTCTCGCCGATGACATGGGCTGGGGAGATGCTGGATGTTATGGCAGCGAGTCGATCAAGACACCCAACATTGACAAACTGGCAACTCAGGGAGTTCGGTTTACGCAATGCTATGCGGCAGCCGGAGTGTGCTCGCCATCACGGTCGTCGATTCTGACGGGGCGAACGCCCTACCGTAATGGAGTCTGGCAGCATCTATCCGGAAATCATGAAGCTCACCTGAGAGAAAGTGAGATCACTTATCCCAAACTTTTGAAGGAAGCTGGTTACCAGACTTGCCACGTGGGTAAATGGCACCTGAATTCGCGTCCACAGTTCAACCACCCGGACTTCCCACAACCCAGTGATCATGGCTACGACTATTGGATGGCCACCCACAACAACGCCGCCCCGAGCCACGAGAACCCAGCTAACTTCGTCCGCAACGGCGAGCCAGTCGGCGAGCTCAATGGCTACTCGGCACCACTAGTCGCCAAGGAAGCAATTCACTGGTTGGAGGAGATCCGAGATCCCCAAAAGCCGTTTGCACTGTCGATCTGGGTACACGAACCACATCATCCGATCGCGACGGACCCTCAATTCAGCGAGCTGTACAACGACCATCGCAATCGAAAGTACATGGGTAACATCACGCAGCTCGACTTTGCTTTGGGGCAGGTGATGGATGCACTCGATGCCCACGGACTGACCGATAATACGATTCTCTTTTTTACCTCAGACAATGGTCCCGAAGGACAAGGTGGTTCCGTCGGTGGTTCGACCGGTGGGCTCCGTGGTCGCAAACGTGACGATCATGAAGGAGGGATCCGCGTACCAGGCATCGTTCGGTGGGTAGGTCATATCAAACCAGGAATGGTAAGCGATGTCCCAGTGATTGGCTCCGATATCTTCGCGACGGTGCTCGATATTACAGGCATTCCTCTGCCCACTGATCGTACAATTGACGGGGTGAGCATGCTGCCCGCCTTCGAGGGAAGGCCCGTGGAGCGGAAAGTACCACTATTCTGGCGTACGCACGTGTCGCGTCCCGACAGCCGTGTCGCGCTACGTATCGACCAATGGAAGATCGTCGGAAACGAAACGATGGAGGAGTTCCAACTCTTTGAGATAGAAAAAGACCCTCGTGAAGAAAACGACCTCGCCGAGGCGATGCCTGACAAACTGGATGAGATGAAGCAAACGTTATTTCAGGTGTGGGCTGATATTGAGGAAGAAGGACCGAAACAATGGTGGCACGATCCAAAGATTCGCCCACGTCGCGGATCCAAGGTCGGC